The Pedobacter cryoconitis genome has a window encoding:
- a CDS encoding cyclic peptide export ABC transporter → MGNFKVKSIVIAILLSCGIPGYSFAQTKEDKVLINQIDQEVTTLMERGKIPGLSLVILKDGHRIIRNYGYADLEKKIPVTAQTLFQLGSTSKAFTALAVLNLAKTGSLKLDADVADYIPWFKVNYKDKAAKVTIRQLLHHTSGISWQTLSLIPESNTANSLEQTVRKTVDLDLRNLPGKKFEYATINYDILACVIQTVTHQPFESYLQNQVIGTLQLANSSIGIPADPELMAKGYKIGFYKARPYTAPVYKGNNAAGYVISNTTDMAKWLEFQLGTTNSELKELANTTHERDQTVPLHGMSSYAMGWEVNLDGKGNIYHEGLNPNYTSYVNLNTAGHTALAILANSNSSFTTLIGENVTRILAGDPVTKDFEKVDKSDQTYAFVTFLLAGYVLLVVAFVGKIGIDAFKQKRKFEGLTREKSAQLFFFVLCLVPIFFALYLVPKALAGFTWESAIVWSPVSFLVMAQLVLGAIAISFFAFFISLLFPEQDKLKNQLPQILVMSILSGLANMLVIVLITSSVDNSQWKYLLFYYALTCCIYILGRRYVQVNLVTISRNVVYELRIRIIDKLFSTNYQNFEKIDRGKIYTALNDNVNTIGESTNMLVMLITSTFTALGTFIYLASIAFWATILTIVLVLCVSLLYYLVSKSTNKYFEEAWTTRNVFMNHINGLMDGFKEISMHRNKKLEYKADLTHTVNEFKEKMTTANVRFINASMVGESLLVVLLGTVVFALPKIFPGIYASTIMSFVIILLYLMKPINELLGSVPAIMQLKIAWNRVQEFLTGIPATLDIYAEPLPLEKVVNSIKLQGVSYQHKNKNEKNSFGVGPIELEVKKGEILFIIGANGSGKTTLAKLLTGLYEPDQGRILINDKPVTGSQLGEYFSTVFSPSYLFEKLYNININDKAADIAKYLKILNLDEKVEISEKGYSTIDLSGGQRKRLALLQCYLEDSPIYLFDEWAADQDPGYRSFFYRILLPDMQKLGKIVIAITHDDHYFDVANDIMKMKQGRLEKYVSENLSAVELV, encoded by the coding sequence ATGGGAAATTTTAAAGTCAAAAGTATTGTTATTGCTATACTGCTAAGCTGCGGTATACCTGGCTATTCTTTTGCTCAGACAAAAGAAGATAAAGTCCTGATCAATCAGATTGATCAGGAGGTTACTACACTGATGGAGCGCGGGAAAATTCCTGGTCTGAGCCTGGTCATCCTGAAAGATGGGCACCGGATCATCAGAAATTATGGCTATGCAGATCTGGAGAAAAAAATACCGGTTACAGCACAGACTTTATTTCAGCTGGGGTCTACGAGTAAGGCATTTACTGCGCTCGCTGTTTTAAACCTCGCTAAAACAGGTTCACTGAAGCTCGATGCTGATGTAGCCGATTATATTCCCTGGTTTAAAGTAAACTATAAAGACAAAGCGGCTAAAGTTACAATCCGTCAGTTGTTACACCATACCAGTGGAATTTCCTGGCAAACGCTTTCACTCATCCCTGAAAGTAATACTGCTAATTCGCTCGAACAAACTGTTAGAAAAACAGTAGATCTGGACTTGCGCAATTTACCGGGCAAAAAATTTGAATATGCGACGATCAACTATGATATTCTCGCCTGTGTTATACAAACAGTAACACATCAGCCCTTTGAATCTTATCTCCAAAACCAGGTAATAGGTACGCTTCAGCTAGCTAATTCTTCGATTGGTATTCCTGCTGACCCTGAGTTGATGGCCAAAGGATATAAAATTGGATTCTATAAAGCAAGGCCTTATACTGCACCGGTTTATAAAGGAAATAATGCAGCTGGTTATGTGATCTCCAATACAACTGATATGGCTAAATGGCTTGAATTTCAGTTGGGCACTACAAATTCTGAATTAAAGGAACTGGCTAATACTACCCATGAACGTGATCAGACCGTACCCTTACATGGAATGTCTTCTTATGCAATGGGCTGGGAAGTCAATCTGGATGGGAAAGGTAATATTTATCATGAAGGGTTAAATCCAAACTATACTTCTTATGTAAACCTAAATACCGCCGGGCATACTGCACTGGCGATACTGGCAAATTCCAATAGTAGTTTTACGACTTTGATTGGGGAGAATGTAACCAGGATATTGGCAGGCGATCCAGTAACTAAAGATTTTGAAAAAGTCGATAAGAGTGATCAGACTTATGCATTTGTTACTTTCCTGCTGGCAGGATATGTCTTATTAGTAGTCGCATTTGTGGGGAAAATAGGAATAGATGCTTTCAAACAGAAGCGAAAATTTGAAGGCTTGACCCGTGAAAAATCTGCTCAGCTTTTCTTCTTTGTTTTGTGCCTTGTTCCGATATTTTTTGCACTCTACCTGGTGCCGAAGGCTTTGGCAGGTTTCACCTGGGAGTCTGCTATAGTATGGTCGCCAGTTAGTTTTCTGGTAATGGCGCAACTGGTTTTGGGTGCGATTGCCATTAGCTTTTTTGCTTTTTTCATCAGTTTGCTGTTTCCTGAACAGGACAAATTGAAAAATCAATTGCCTCAGATTTTAGTGATGAGTATCCTCTCTGGCTTAGCCAATATGCTGGTCATTGTGTTAATTACCTCTTCTGTTGACAATTCGCAGTGGAAATATTTATTGTTCTATTATGCATTAACCTGTTGCATCTATATTTTAGGAAGAAGGTATGTACAGGTTAACCTGGTGACTATCAGCAGAAATGTCGTTTATGAATTGAGAATCCGGATTATTGACAAACTTTTTTCTACCAATTATCAGAATTTTGAGAAAATAGACCGTGGAAAGATCTATACTGCGCTTAATGATAATGTGAATACGATTGGTGAGTCTACCAATATGCTGGTTATGCTGATTACCAGTACATTTACAGCTCTGGGTACCTTTATTTACCTGGCTTCTATTGCTTTCTGGGCTACAATTCTGACAATCGTACTGGTTCTTTGCGTTTCACTGCTCTACTACCTGGTGAGTAAAAGCACCAACAAATACTTTGAAGAAGCCTGGACTACACGTAACGTTTTTATGAACCATATTAATGGTTTAATGGATGGCTTCAAAGAAATTAGTATGCACCGGAACAAAAAGCTGGAATATAAAGCAGATTTAACGCATACTGTCAATGAGTTCAAGGAAAAAATGACCACTGCAAATGTCCGGTTTATCAACGCAAGTATGGTCGGAGAGTCTCTGCTGGTGGTGTTATTAGGTACAGTTGTGTTTGCATTGCCTAAAATTTTCCCTGGAATTTATGCTTCTACTATTATGAGCTTCGTTATCATATTGCTGTACCTGATGAAGCCTATCAATGAATTACTGGGTTCTGTACCTGCTATTATGCAATTGAAAATAGCATGGAACCGTGTTCAGGAGTTTCTGACAGGTATTCCGGCAACGCTCGACATTTATGCAGAACCATTACCGCTGGAAAAAGTAGTGAACAGCATCAAACTGCAAGGTGTGAGCTATCAGCATAAAAACAAAAATGAAAAGAATTCTTTTGGTGTCGGCCCTATTGAACTGGAAGTTAAAAAAGGAGAGATATTATTTATCATAGGGGCTAACGGAAGTGGTAAAACTACGCTGGCAAAACTACTCACCGGTTTATATGAGCCGGATCAGGGAAGAATACTGATCAATGATAAGCCGGTAACAGGCAGCCAGCTTGGTGAATATTTTTCTACTGTGTTCAGCCCTTCTTATCTGTTTGAAAAGTTATACAACATCAACATTAATGATAAGGCGGCAGATATCGCCAAGTATTTAAAGATCCTGAACCTGGATGAAAAGGTTGAAATCAGTGAAAAAGGATATAGTACTATTGATTTATCCGGCGGACAAAGAAAAAGACTGGCCTTGCTGCAATGTTATTTAGAAGATTCCCCAATTTATTTATTCGATGAATGGGCTGCGGATCAGGATCCTGGTTACCGAAGCTTCTTCTACAGAATATTACTGCCTGATATGCAAAAACTAGGTAAAATCGTCATAGCGATCACGCATGATGACCATTATTTTGATGTAGCCAATGACATCATGAAAATGAAACAAGGGCGGTTAGAAAAATATGTGAGTGAAAATTTATCGGCCGTTGAGCTGGTTTAA
- a CDS encoding DUF6734 family protein, producing MKLVQSFWSKPYINSAVDAAETRLHGGWIDKKYYYMSWALSCLQLCRYYDHVELVTDRLGKKILIDTLELPYTNVRLGLDDLNDYPADLWALGKLYAYGLQNEPFLHVDSDLFIWEELRSDMTKSPLVAQHLEKEYAFYKNLMEEVAPLNLHIPECIKARHRIEPINAYNMGITGGHDLEFFRLYTIEAFKFINANKQNFSRMALGPFNTIFEQVLFYSLAQTHQKPVNLYTYTTGEHLVDDEMKGLERFRKTPPQSGLTHLYGSCKGMQPFCDEVSYKLKKYHPASYEKIMDIVEAEAVLSF from the coding sequence ATGAAGTTAGTCCAGTCTTTTTGGTCCAAACCTTATATTAATTCCGCTGTAGATGCTGCCGAAACCCGTTTGCATGGCGGTTGGATTGATAAAAAGTATTATTATATGAGCTGGGCATTAAGCTGCTTACAGCTGTGCCGTTATTACGATCATGTTGAACTCGTTACCGACCGTCTGGGGAAAAAAATTCTGATCGATACACTGGAATTGCCTTATACCAATGTTCGTCTTGGGCTTGATGATCTGAATGATTATCCTGCTGACCTTTGGGCATTGGGTAAATTATATGCGTATGGCTTACAGAATGAACCATTTTTGCATGTCGATTCCGATTTATTTATCTGGGAAGAACTCAGGTCGGATATGACTAAAAGTCCGCTGGTTGCACAGCACCTGGAAAAAGAATATGCTTTTTACAAGAACCTGATGGAAGAGGTCGCTCCTTTAAACCTGCACATTCCAGAGTGTATCAAAGCAAGGCACAGAATAGAGCCAATCAATGCTTACAATATGGGAATTACTGGTGGTCATGATCTGGAGTTTTTCAGGCTTTATACTATCGAGGCCTTCAAATTTATCAATGCGAATAAGCAAAACTTTTCCCGCATGGCATTAGGCCCCTTTAATACAATTTTTGAGCAGGTCTTATTTTACAGCCTTGCGCAGACCCATCAGAAACCAGTCAACTTATACACCTATACAACCGGTGAACATTTAGTGGATGATGAGATGAAAGGTCTGGAGCGTTTCCGTAAAACACCACCTCAATCGGGGTTAACACATCTATATGGCAGCTGCAAAGGGATGCAGCCTTTTTGTGATGAAGTGAGTTACAAACTGAAAAAATATCATCCTGCATCCTATGAGAAGATCATGGACATTGTCGAAGCAGAAGCCGTACTATCCTTTTAA
- a CDS encoding trehalose-6-phosphate synthase: MRLIIVSNRLPVTIDDVPGSGHKRSIGGLATGIDSYIKRIKLAQTDFDEYLWFGWPGASIKKEKREAITEECIARYSYHPVYLSKKLIEGFYQDYCNKVLWPLFHCFPDRITYDTNSWKYYQEANEIFYLELKDKIKDGDVIWIHDYQLMLLPQMIRKDFPNAVVTFFMHIPFPPINLFNHLPKMEQEGLLNGLLGADVIGFHTQDYTQDFKKCVSKVLQIDCSQQTIRKAQRKIKVDVFPMGIDYQEIKKTAKSEACTRIKAQVRKDLPACKIILSVDRLDYTKGILNRLIAFNKFLELHPELTGKVVLMLIVAPSRGQIESYKQMKRNIDEWVGRINGTYGTHTWCPVIYQYRQYSFLELCALYGISDVALITPFCDGMNLIAKEYIASNETDRGVLILSEMAGAIHELSEALAVNPFCPDELVSALTTALAMPAEEINRRNKKMHLRLRSYDVLKWADTIFTTTSKTVENRYGNKKKVLNAMIRKAKIDQYRWADSEPVLAVL, encoded by the coding sequence ATGAGACTAATCATTGTTTCAAACAGATTGCCTGTAACTATAGACGATGTTCCGGGCTCCGGTCATAAAAGGAGTATTGGAGGATTGGCTACAGGGATAGATTCTTACATCAAACGTATTAAACTTGCGCAAACAGACTTTGATGAGTATTTATGGTTTGGATGGCCTGGCGCTTCCATTAAAAAGGAGAAGCGGGAAGCCATTACCGAAGAATGTATAGCGCGTTATAGTTATCACCCTGTTTACTTAAGTAAAAAGTTAATTGAAGGCTTTTATCAGGATTACTGTAATAAAGTACTCTGGCCATTATTTCATTGTTTTCCTGATCGGATTACTTATGATACTAATTCCTGGAAATACTATCAGGAAGCCAATGAGATTTTTTACCTGGAATTAAAAGATAAGATCAAAGATGGCGATGTCATCTGGATACATGATTACCAGTTGATGCTCTTGCCACAAATGATCCGGAAAGATTTTCCGAATGCGGTGGTTACATTTTTTATGCATATCCCTTTTCCACCGATCAACTTGTTCAACCATTTGCCAAAGATGGAACAGGAAGGATTGTTGAATGGACTATTGGGCGCCGATGTGATTGGTTTTCATACCCAGGATTATACGCAGGACTTTAAGAAATGTGTGTCTAAAGTACTTCAAATTGATTGCAGTCAGCAAACGATCAGGAAGGCGCAACGTAAAATCAAGGTTGATGTTTTTCCGATGGGAATAGACTATCAGGAGATTAAAAAGACTGCTAAAAGTGAAGCTTGTACCCGTATCAAAGCGCAGGTGCGCAAAGATCTTCCGGCCTGCAAAATTATTCTTTCCGTTGACCGGCTGGATTATACCAAAGGAATCTTAAACAGGCTGATTGCTTTTAATAAATTCCTGGAACTTCATCCCGAATTAACCGGAAAAGTAGTGCTGATGCTGATTGTTGCACCTTCCAGGGGTCAGATCGAATCGTACAAACAGATGAAGCGAAACATCGATGAGTGGGTAGGCAGAATTAATGGCACTTATGGAACACATACCTGGTGCCCGGTCATTTATCAATACAGACAATATTCCTTTCTGGAATTATGTGCGCTTTATGGGATAAGTGATGTGGCTTTGATTACTCCGTTTTGTGATGGAATGAACCTGATCGCTAAAGAATATATTGCTTCGAATGAAACGGACCGGGGTGTCTTAATATTGAGTGAAATGGCAGGTGCCATTCATGAGCTTTCAGAAGCACTCGCTGTCAACCCATTTTGTCCCGATGAACTGGTCAGCGCATTAACTACAGCGCTTGCCATGCCGGCAGAAGAAATAAACCGCCGCAATAAAAAGATGCATTTAAGACTTCGCAGTTATGATGTCTTGAAATGGGCTGATACCATCTTTACAACCACCTCCAAAACCGTAGAAAACAGATACGGAAATAAGAAGAAAGTCCTGAATGCAATGATCCGTAAAGCTAAAATTGATCAATATCGCTGGGCGGATTCAGAGCCTGTTTTAGCGGTGCTATAA
- a CDS encoding condensation domain-containing protein yields MEKLLYKLKCKEIEINVVDDQLKLNLPHQLDCTEILAEVRQNKEALIAFIKNAQGRNNPDQTDCWFDKKEIAGLNLLDKKDFYEVVHQQRKEYVRSLIIGKYAYNLNFYTQVEVLNTEIMRKVINTLVERHESLRTYMVLSDGKVYQGIYDMIPADFEIGYLNLLEEQDEQAKNAKLCTQAYDILFDFQKQPLMAFTMVDYAENIHGVAVTLHHTIADEASVKILKTEIELLYKAFLKGEPNPLPALKLQYKEYAAWVNDFLQSGKGLKSKNFYTQKISESIKLNKARKAKHQNINPALISSPAKSYRQQLQSEIKKYLLTADTDRFFEAEGTITNIYVQPGASFVTYIQAPVLQRLRKFSTQCESSLYMTFTALFAVLFHKVEELASVRFSLPYTTRVFKEFEPIIGWLTSEIITCVEMNEELTIRDLVKTVTNNVLEAADHRFYAHEMIMKDLDIQLNDLSPVLLNFISSQDLLVEDLTPHHDDFGSGHFNFKCTIREHTNCVSLSIQYNTEIYTAEKIEEMLNIYFKLIDSVLQYSELPLSSFIKTV; encoded by the coding sequence ATGGAGAAACTACTTTATAAGCTGAAATGCAAGGAGATTGAAATCAATGTAGTAGATGATCAGCTCAAATTAAACCTGCCTCATCAGCTGGACTGCACTGAAATTCTGGCCGAGGTCAGACAGAATAAAGAAGCCCTGATTGCATTTATAAAGAATGCACAAGGCCGTAATAATCCTGATCAAACTGATTGCTGGTTTGATAAAAAGGAAATAGCAGGGCTTAATTTATTAGATAAGAAGGACTTTTATGAAGTTGTACATCAGCAAAGAAAGGAATATGTACGCTCCCTGATTATTGGTAAATATGCTTACAATCTGAATTTTTATACTCAGGTGGAAGTATTAAATACTGAGATCATGCGCAAAGTGATTAATACCCTGGTGGAACGTCATGAAAGCCTGAGAACTTATATGGTCTTGTCTGATGGAAAGGTCTATCAGGGAATATATGATATGATCCCTGCCGATTTTGAAATTGGTTACCTGAACCTGTTGGAAGAACAGGATGAACAGGCTAAAAATGCAAAGCTTTGTACACAGGCCTACGATATTTTATTTGACTTTCAGAAGCAGCCATTAATGGCTTTCACGATGGTTGACTATGCCGAAAACATACATGGCGTAGCGGTAACCCTGCATCATACCATCGCAGATGAGGCTTCAGTGAAAATACTTAAAACTGAAATTGAGCTGCTGTATAAAGCCTTTCTAAAAGGAGAACCCAATCCATTACCTGCGTTGAAACTTCAATATAAAGAATATGCTGCCTGGGTAAATGATTTTTTGCAAAGCGGGAAGGGCTTGAAATCTAAAAACTTCTATACCCAAAAGATCTCTGAAAGTATCAAGCTGAATAAAGCACGTAAAGCTAAACACCAAAACATAAATCCGGCGCTAATTTCAAGTCCTGCAAAATCTTACAGGCAACAACTGCAAAGTGAAATTAAAAAATACTTATTGACAGCAGATACAGACCGGTTTTTTGAAGCAGAAGGTACCATCACCAATATCTATGTGCAACCAGGTGCTTCATTTGTGACTTATATCCAGGCACCTGTATTGCAACGGCTGCGGAAGTTTTCTACACAATGTGAATCCAGTTTATATATGACTTTTACAGCGCTGTTTGCAGTACTGTTCCACAAAGTTGAAGAGCTGGCAAGCGTCAGGTTCAGCCTGCCTTATACCACCAGGGTCTTTAAAGAATTTGAACCGATCATTGGCTGGTTAACCTCAGAAATCATTACTTGTGTAGAGATGAACGAGGAGCTGACCATCAGAGATCTTGTCAAAACAGTCACCAACAACGTGCTTGAAGCTGCCGATCATCGTTTTTATGCGCATGAAATGATCATGAAAGATCTGGATATTCAACTGAACGATTTATCGCCAGTTTTACTCAACTTTATTAGCTCACAAGATCTTTTAGTAGAAGATCTTACCCCTCATCATGACGATTTCGGTTCCGGACATTTTAATTTCAAATGTACGATCCGCGAACATACCAATTGTGTTTCTCTGAGTATCCAATATAATACGGAAATCTATACCGCAGAAAAAATAGAAGAGATGCTGAATATCTACTTTAAACTTATTGATTCAGTACTCCAGTACAGTGAATTGCCGCTCTCTTCATTTATTAAAACAGTATAG